One window of Panthera tigris isolate Pti1 chromosome C2, P.tigris_Pti1_mat1.1, whole genome shotgun sequence genomic DNA carries:
- the KLHL40 gene encoding kelch-like protein 40, giving the protein MALGLEQAEEQRLYQQTLLQDGLKDMLDHGKFLDCVVRVGEREFPCHRLVLAACSPYFRARFLAEPEQAGELRLEEVSPDVVAQVLHYLYTSEIALDEASVQDLFAAAHRFQIPSIFTICVSFLQKRLCLANCLAVFRLGLLLDCARLAVAARDFICARFSLVARDADFLGLSADELIAIISSDGLNVEKEEAVFEAVMRWAGSGDAKAQAERQRALPTVFESIRCRLLPRAFLESRVENHPLVRAQPELLRKVQMVKDAHEGRLTVLRKKKKDKGKEAAGSKAADKGTGEAKAQEEQVEEDERIIPGILNDTLRFGMFLQDLIFMISEEGAVAYDPAANECYCASLSTQIPKNHVSLVTKENQVFVAGGLFYNEDNKEDPMSAYFLQFDHLDSEWLGMPPLPSPRCLFGLGEALNSIYVVGGRELKDGERSLDSVMCYDRLSFKWGESDPLPYAVYGHAVLSHMDLVYVIGGKGSDRKCLKKMCVYDPKKFEWKELAPMQTARSLFGATVHDGRIFVAAGVTDTGLTSSAEVYSIADNKWAPFEAFPQERSSLSLVSLAGTLYAIGGFATLETESGELVPTELNDIWRYNEDEKKWEGVLREIAYAAGATFLPVRLNVLRLTKM; this is encoded by the exons ATGGCGCTGGGCTTGGAGCAGGCGGAGGAGCAGCGGCTGTACCAGCAGACGCTCCTGCAGGACGGGCTCAAGGACATGCTGGACCACGGCAAGTTCCTCGACTGTGTGGTGCGGGTAGGCGAGCGCGAGTTCCCGTGCCACCGCCTGGTGCTGGCCGCCTGCAGCCCCTACTTCCGGGCGCGCTTCCTGGCCGAGCCCGAGCAGGCCGGCGAGCTGCGCCTGGAGGAGGTGTCCCCGGACGTGGTGGCCCAGGTGTTGCACTACCTGTACACGTCGGAGATCGCGCTGGACGAGGCGAGCGTGCAGGACTTGTTCGCAGCAGCGCACCGCTTCCAGATCCCGTCCATCTTCACCATCTGCGTGTCTTTCCTACAGAAGCGCCTGTGCCTCGCCAACTGCCTGGCCGTCTTCCGCCTCGGCCTCCTCCTCGACTGCGCGCGCCTGGCCGTGGCCGCCCGCGACTTCATCTGCGCGCGCTTCTCACTGGTGGCGCGCGACGCCGACTTCCTCGGGCTCTCGGCCGACGAGCTCATCGCCATCATCTCCAGCGACGGCCTCAACgtggagaaggaggaggcggTGTTCGAGGCGGTGATGCGGTGGGCGGGCAGCGGCGACGCCAAGGCGCAGGCGGAGCGCCAGCGTGCGCTGCCCACGGTCTTCGAGAGCATACGCTGCCGCCTGCTGCCGCGCGCCTTCCTGGAGAGCCGCGTGGAGAACCACCCTCTTGTGCGTGCCCAGCCCGAGTTGCTGCGCAAGGTGCAGATGGTGAAGGACGCACACGAGGGCCGCCTCACTGTGCTGCGCAAGAAGAAGAAGGacaaggggaaggaggcagccgGGTCCAAGGCTGCTGACAAGGGCACAGGCGAAGCCAAGGCACAGGAGGAGCAGGTGGAGGAGGACGAACGTATCATACCCGGGATCCTCAATGACACTCTGCGCTTTGGCATGTTCCTGCAGGACCTCATCTTCATGATCAGCGAGGAGGGAGCCGTGGCCTATGATCCGGCAGCCAACGAGTGTTACTGTGCTTCCCTCTCCACCCAGATCCCTAAGAACCATGTCAGCCTTGTGACCAAGGAGAACCAGGTCTTTGTGGCCGGGGGCCTCTTCTACAACGAGGACAACAAAGAGGACCCCATGAGTGCTTACTTCTTGCAG TTTGACCACCTGGATTCCGAGTGGCTGGGAATGCCACCGCTGCCCTCGCCGCGCTGCCTCTTCGGCCTGGGAGAGGCTCTCAACTCCATCTACGTGGTCGGCGGCAGGGAGCTCAAGGACGGCGAGCGCAGCCTGGACTCGGTCATGTGCTACGACCGGCT GTCGTTCAAATGGGGCGAATCGGACCCGCTGCCCTACGCTGTGTACGGCCACGCGGTGCTCTCCCATATGGACCTGGTCTACGTCATTGGCGGCAAGGGCAGTGACAG GAAGTGCCTGAAGAAGATGTGTGTCTATGACCCTAAGAAGTTCGAGTGGAAGGAGCTGGCACCCATGCAGACTGCCCGCTCCCTCTTCGGGGCCACCGTCCACGACGGCCGCATTTTTGTAGCCGCTGGGGTCACAGACACGGGGCTGACCAGTTCAGCGGAAGTATACAGCATCGCGGACAACAA gTGGGCACCCTTTGAGGCCTTCCCGCAGGAACGCAGCTCACTCAGCCTGGTCAGCCTGGCGGGCACCCTTTATGCCATCGGTGGCTTTGCCACACTGGAGACCGAGTCTGGAGAGCTGGTCCCTACAGAGCTCAATGACATCTGGAG ataTAATGAGGATGAGAAGAAGTGGGAGGGCGTCCTGCGGGAGATCGCCTACGCAGCCGGTGCCACCTTCCTACCTGTGCGGCTCAACGTGCTGCGCCTGACCAAGATGTGA